The Juglans regia cultivar Chandler chromosome 2, Walnut 2.0, whole genome shotgun sequence genome includes a window with the following:
- the LOC108991452 gene encoding uncharacterized protein LOC108991452 isoform X1 has product MKGSSKDSWHPVMSSDTTTPSYWLNWRLLLCSTWLLVSTVFAFILIWKNEGFPKRPSGETQQEEAGTLYEDETWRPCLKGIHPAWLLAFRVVGFFVLLVLLIFTALADGGGIFYFYTQWTFTLITIYFGLGSLLSMHGCYQHHKKASGDRVDNVEVDTELGTCDATPHGESSKMSNPSKSSGHHEQGHLRRPAGIWGYVFQIIFQMNAGAVMLTDSVFWFIIVPFLLIRDYELNFLVISMHTINAVFLLGDTALNCLRFPWFRMGYFCLWTVVYVIFQWIVHACVKLWWPYPFLDLSSPYAPLWYFSVALMHIPCYGIFALIMKLKHFVLSTKFPQSYQCMR; this is encoded by the exons ATGAAAg GATCCTCAAAAGATAGTTGGCACCCAGTCATGTCTTCTGATACAACAACGCCAAGTTACTGGCTGAACTGGAGGCTCTTGCTTTGTTCCACATGGCTCCTAGTTTCGACTGTTTTTGCATTCATTCTGATATGGAAAAACGAAGGTTTCCCCAAACGCCCTAGCGGAGAAACCCAGCAAGAAGAAGCAGGAACTTTATATGAGGATGAAACTTGGAGGCCATGTTTGAAAGGGATCCACCCTGCATGGCTGCTGGCATTCAGAGTTGTTGGTTTCTTTGTGCTCTTAGTATTGCTTATTTTCACTGCTTTGGCAGATGGAGGAGGCATATTTTACTTCTATACTCA GTGGACTTTTACGTTAATCACCATTTACTTTGGG CTCGGATCATTGCTCTCCATGCATGGTTGTTACCAACACCATAAGAAAGCTAGCGGTGACAGGGTTGATAATGTAGAGGTAGATACAGAGCTAGGTACTTGTGATGCTACTCCGCATGGAGAAAGTTCTAAAATGTCCAACCCATCCAAAAGCTCAGGACATCATGAACAAGGTCATCTACGCAGACCTGCAGGCATCTGGGGTTATGTCTTTCAAATCATTTTCCAg ATGAATGCAGGTGCTGTCATGCTCACAGATAGCGTTTTTTGGTTTATTATTGTTCCATTTCTTTTGATCAGAGATTACGAGCTAAACTTT TTGGTTATAAGTATGCACACAATCAATGCTGTTTTCCTGCTTGGTGATACAGCTCTGAATTGCTTG cgGTTTCCTTGGTTTCGAATGGGATATTTCTGCCTATGGACAGTTGTTTATGTCATTTTCCAGTGGATAGTTCACGCTTGTGTTAAACTTTG GTGGCCATATCCATTTCTGGACTTGTCATCTCCCTATGCTCCACTGTG GTACTTCTCGGTGGCACTAATGCATATCCCATGCTATGGCATCTTTGCTCTGATTATGAAGCTGAAACACTTTGTGCTGTCAACGAAGTTCCCCCAGTCCTATCAGTGCATGAGATGA
- the LOC108991452 gene encoding uncharacterized protein LOC108991452 isoform X2: protein MSSDTTTPSYWLNWRLLLCSTWLLVSTVFAFILIWKNEGFPKRPSGETQQEEAGTLYEDETWRPCLKGIHPAWLLAFRVVGFFVLLVLLIFTALADGGGIFYFYTQWTFTLITIYFGLGSLLSMHGCYQHHKKASGDRVDNVEVDTELGTCDATPHGESSKMSNPSKSSGHHEQGHLRRPAGIWGYVFQIIFQMNAGAVMLTDSVFWFIIVPFLLIRDYELNFLVISMHTINAVFLLGDTALNCLRFPWFRMGYFCLWTVVYVIFQWIVHACVKLWWPYPFLDLSSPYAPLWYFSVALMHIPCYGIFALIMKLKHFVLSTKFPQSYQCMR from the exons ATGTCTTCTGATACAACAACGCCAAGTTACTGGCTGAACTGGAGGCTCTTGCTTTGTTCCACATGGCTCCTAGTTTCGACTGTTTTTGCATTCATTCTGATATGGAAAAACGAAGGTTTCCCCAAACGCCCTAGCGGAGAAACCCAGCAAGAAGAAGCAGGAACTTTATATGAGGATGAAACTTGGAGGCCATGTTTGAAAGGGATCCACCCTGCATGGCTGCTGGCATTCAGAGTTGTTGGTTTCTTTGTGCTCTTAGTATTGCTTATTTTCACTGCTTTGGCAGATGGAGGAGGCATATTTTACTTCTATACTCA GTGGACTTTTACGTTAATCACCATTTACTTTGGG CTCGGATCATTGCTCTCCATGCATGGTTGTTACCAACACCATAAGAAAGCTAGCGGTGACAGGGTTGATAATGTAGAGGTAGATACAGAGCTAGGTACTTGTGATGCTACTCCGCATGGAGAAAGTTCTAAAATGTCCAACCCATCCAAAAGCTCAGGACATCATGAACAAGGTCATCTACGCAGACCTGCAGGCATCTGGGGTTATGTCTTTCAAATCATTTTCCAg ATGAATGCAGGTGCTGTCATGCTCACAGATAGCGTTTTTTGGTTTATTATTGTTCCATTTCTTTTGATCAGAGATTACGAGCTAAACTTT TTGGTTATAAGTATGCACACAATCAATGCTGTTTTCCTGCTTGGTGATACAGCTCTGAATTGCTTG cgGTTTCCTTGGTTTCGAATGGGATATTTCTGCCTATGGACAGTTGTTTATGTCATTTTCCAGTGGATAGTTCACGCTTGTGTTAAACTTTG GTGGCCATATCCATTTCTGGACTTGTCATCTCCCTATGCTCCACTGTG GTACTTCTCGGTGGCACTAATGCATATCCCATGCTATGGCATCTTTGCTCTGATTATGAAGCTGAAACACTTTGTGCTGTCAACGAAGTTCCCCCAGTCCTATCAGTGCATGAGATGA
- the LOC108991471 gene encoding uncharacterized protein LOC108991471, producing MINGEGTRGAPAKAASVDPSDSFPQPKSDGGGDTSPVSPSPSRYSSCGESDFERYCSANSVMGTPSMCSTISVFNDCVESELSGSMRSDSGLENFSLGGRFDRDQEDPRLSGLGDEGSGDRTVEFCEVNMVDEEALKSGASRTLELYDTGELDISHEMIALGVASGSVVGFNDDSVEGGRSEDDDEDSIGSREDGKLGVFQGSVEGNLYRDRVGVGSSSRSVGEGDGSCYDGSSLLPDFQFEGRATGREEEGTSSRYEHSEGEDLMYNYGTDDECKDDLFVQRNMHHVREAKVENENPLLMNSSVAFGSEDWDDFVQEMEGGTQVSFTLDAVQDQKEHIPKVEGNLQNSNYELFVGVPSTDQMDQGQVVADMPLAKKQDEGDYALDNDIDICSLTPNDASNLAEAEQIEDVRDHVETSYQVQGVDGLGGYTKNTSVILTGSSNFNEPDQDLRDTTVTNNQVRAADKSECFASTVLQMELKQPAEEVPVEMALNIVDSGMERGHHFTKTDEVIGIDDRQVLENRDLGNSKENLDLFDITTNQCGSCSTVSPKNINTELFEDHKNMLISSVSENKMKIVSNPPVSADLSDGRPTPLQADNLDINEFYDEVVHEMEEILLDSGKTPEARFSHDNTMFQSQLSLPLRDGGSTASTSGIDDSYPLIHHSVRIDGVEVVGARQKKGDISLSERLVGVKEYTVYKIRVWSGKDQWEVERRYRDFYTLYRQLKTLFADQGWILPSPWSSVEKESRKIFGNASPNVISERSVLIQDCLRSVLHSRLFSRTPSALALFLSSQDSLPSSPLSNTLVSQSTSLARREDTETISTLGETISLIVEIHPYKSMKQMLEAQHYTCAGCHKHFDDGKTLMRDFVQTFGWGKPRLCEYSGQLYCSSCHTNETAVLPARVLHHWDFTLYPVSQLAKSYLDSIHDQPMLCVSAVNPLLFSKIPALLHVMGVRKKIGTMLPYVRCPFRRTINKGLGSRRYLLESNDFFALRDLIDLSRGAFAALPVMVETVSNKIMEHITEQCLICCDVGVPCGARQACNDPSALIFPFQEAEVERCTSCKSLFHKPCFEKLTYCSCGVQIRVEEGVNYRPGGEGSRALGLLGRRSNSGLSAGLFSGLFAKAKPEKMEHKDGDNVILMGSLPSTSL from the exons ATGATCAATGGGGAGGGGACTCGTGGGGCCCCTGCCAAGGCTGCCTCTGTTGACCCGTCCGATTCTTTCCCCCAACCGAAATCGGACGGTGGAGGCGATACCTCACCCGTATCTCCGTCTCCGTCGCGGTATTCGTCATGTGGAGAGTCGGATTTCGAGCGCTATTGTAGCGCCAACTCGGTAATGGGCACCCCGAGCATGTGTAGCACAATCTCCGTGTTTAATGACTGCGTGGAGTCCGAGTTGTCTGGGTCTATGAGGAGTGATAGTGGTTTAGAGAATTTTAGTTTGGGAGGGAGGTTTGATAGGGATCAAGAGGACCCAAGACTTTCTGGTCTCGGTGATGAAGGTTCAGGAGATAGAACTGTTGAATTTTGCGAAGTAAATATGGTAGATGAAGAGGCGTTAAAGAGTGGAGCTAGTAGGACGTTGGAATTGTATGATACTGGGGAACTTGACATTTCACACGAAATGATAGCTTTGGGGGTTGCAAGTGGGTCAGTTGTGGGGTTCAATGATGATTCGGTTGAAGGTGGACGTAGTGAAGACGATGATGAAGATTCTATAGGGTCCAGAGAAGATGGTAAGTTAGGAGTATTTCAAGGTAGCGTTGAAGGGAACCTGTATAGGGACAGAGTTGGAGTAGGTTCTTCATCTAGGTCTGTTGGTGAAGGGGATGGTAGTTGCTATGATGGGTCGAGTTTGCTACCTGATTTTCAGTTTGAGGGAAGGGCTACAGGGAGGGAAGAAGAGGGAACATCATCAAGATATGAGCATTCGGAGGGTGAAGATTTGATGTATAATTATGGTACAGATGATGAGTGCAAGGATGATTTATTTGTTCAGAGAAACATGCATCATGTTCGGGAAGCAAAAGTGGAGAATGAAAATCCATTGCTCATGAACTCATCTGTGGCATTTGGTTCGGAAGATTGGGATGATTTCGTGCAAGAAATGGAGGGAGGTACACAGGTTTCTTTCACACTGGATGCAGTCCAGGACCAGAAAGAACATATACCTAAAGTCGAGGGAAACCTTCAGAATTCAAATTATGAATTATTCGTCGGGGTTCCAAGTACTGATCAAATGGACCAAGGACAAGTTGTGGCAGACATGCCTTTGGCCAAGAAACAAGATGAAGGTGATTATGCATTGGATAATGATATTGATATCTGTTCTCTGACCCCAAATGATGCTTCAAATTTGGCTGAAGCAGAGCAAATAGAAGATGTGAGGGACCATGTTGAAACCAGTTATCAAGTTCAAGGTGTTGACGGATTGGGTGGATATACAAAAAATACTTCCGTGATTCTTACTGGTTCTTCCAATTTCAATGAACCAGATCAAGATCTGAGAGACACTACTGTTACCAACAATCAAGTTCGAGCGGCTGACAAATCTGAATGTTTTGCAAGCACTGTCTTACAAATGGAGCTGAAGCAACCTGCAGAAGAAGTACCTGTGGAGATGGCTTTGAACATTGTGGATAGTGGCATGGAAAGGGGGCATCACTTTACTAAAACTGATGAAGTTATTGGCATTGACGACCGCCAAGTTTTAGAAAATCGAGATTTGGggaattcaaaagaaaatttggaCCTCTTTGATATTACAACTAATCAATGTGGTTCCTGCTCAACTGTTTCCCCTAAAAACATAAACACCGAATTATTTGAAGATCACAAGAATATGTTAATTTCATCAGTGTCtgaaaataagatgaagatagTTTCCAATCCTCCTGTTTCGGCTGATCTTTCTGATGGTCGTCCCACACCACTTCAG GCAGACAATCTTGATATAAATGAATTCTATGATGAGGTTGTTCATGAAATGGAAGAAATCTTACTTGACTCTGGCAAGACTCCTGAGGCTAGATTCTCTCATGATAATACGATGTTTCAGTCACAGCTGTCTCTACCTTTAAGAGATGGAGGGTCAACTGCTTCTACTTCTGGTATAGATGATTCTTACCCACTCATTCATCACTCAGTGAGAATTGATGGGGTTGAAGTGGTTGGTGCAAGACAGAAGAAGGGAGATATCTCCCTTAGTGAAAGACTGGTTGGAGTGAAGGAATACACCGTGTATAAAATAAGAGTGTGGAGTGGCAAGGATCAATGGGAGGTTGAACGGCGATACCGTGATTTTTATACTCTATATCGTCAATTGAAAACATTATTTGCTGATCAAGGCTGGATTCTACCTTCTCCCTGGTCTTCTGTAGAAAAGGAATCCAGAAAGATTTTTGGGAATGCATCTCCTAATGTTATATCAGAGAGAAGTGTTCTTATTCAAGATTGTTTACGCTCAGTTCTCCATTCCAGGTTATTTTCCCGTACCCCAAGTGCATTGGCTTTGTTTTTGTCCTCACAAGATTCACTTCCGAGCTCTCCCCTGTCAAATACGCTGGTGTCCCAGTCTACATCTCTTGCTAGAAGGGAAGACACAGAAACCATTTCCACATTAGGGGAGACCATATCACTTATTGTTGAAATTCATCCCTACAAATCTATGAAACAGATGCTAGAAGCACAACATTATACATGTGCTGGATGCCACAAACATTTTGATGATGGGAAGACTCTGATGAGAGACTTTGTACAGACGTTTGGTTGGGGCAAGCCTCGACTTTGTGAATACAGTGGTCAATTATATTGCTCTTCATGCCATACAAATGAGACTGCAGTCTTACCAGCCAGAGTTTTGCATCATTGGGATTTTACCCTATATCCAGTTTCTCAATTGGCTAAATCGTATCTGGATTCTATTCATGATCAG CCCATGCTTTGTGTTAGTGCGGTTAATCCTCTCCTATTCTCAAAGATCCCAGCCCTGCTTCATGTTATGGGTGTCAGGAAAAAAATAGGAACCATGCTTCCATATGTTCGTTGTCCATTTCGTAGGACCATCAACAAAGGACTTGGGTCTCGAAGATACCTTCTTGAAAGCAATGACTTTTTTGCACTTAGAGACCTCATTGATCTTTCCAGAGGGGCCTTTGCAG CGTTACCTGTGATGGTGGAAACTGTCTCAAACAAAATCATGGAGCACATTACAGAGCAGTGCCTCATCTGCTGTGATGTAGGAGTCCCCTGTGGTGCTCGACAAGCTTGTAACGATCCTTCTGCTCTCATTTTTCCATTTCAG GAAGCCGAGGTTGAAAGGTGTACATCTTGCAAATCGTTATTCCATAAGCCCTGCTTCGAAAAGCTCACATACTGCTCTTGTGGGGTCCAAATTAGGGTGGAAGAGGGTGTAAACTACAGGCCCGGTGGTGAGGGTAGTAGAGCTTTGGGCTTGCTGGGGAGGAGATCCAATTCTGGGCTATCTGCAGGCTTGTTCTCTGGACTGTTTGCAAAGGCAAAACCAGAAAAGATGGAGCATAAAGACGGTGATAATGTAATATTAATGGGTTCCTTGCCAAGTACTTCTCTGTGA